The segment CCACGAACGACTTTCCCAACTCGAGACCGACCTCACCGCTGCGATCAAATCGGAGCGCTACGAGGACGCCGCTCGCTGCCGTGATGAGATCAACCAGGTCAAACAACTCTTCTCGCAACAACCATCGGCGCGCTAAGCCCATGACGATTGCTTCGCTCCTCGATTCGCCTTCGGAGCTCACCGACACGGTGAGCAGCAAGACCGCGGTCGTGCTGATGACGCGGATCCGCTTGGCGCGGAACGTGGCGGGAAACCACTTCCCCGGCTGGGCCAAGCCGGCGCAGCGGGCGCAGACTTACGGTTTGTGCCGCGACGCGGTGCTCGCGACGACGGCCATGAAGAAGAGCCTGGCGGTGGAGATCGGCGATCTCAGCGAGCTCGAGAAGCAGATTCTCGTCGAGCGGCACTTGATCAGTCGCGAACTGAGCGGCGGCAAGAACGGTTCAGGCGTGGTGATCAGCAAGGACCAGTGCTTTTCGGTGATGATCAACGAGGAGGATCACCTGCGCATTCAGGTGCTGCGGGCGGGCTTCCAGCTGAAGAAAGCGTGGAGCGCGATCAACGAGCTCGATACGGCGATCGAGGATCGGCTGGACTATGCATTTTCTCCGTCGCTGGGTTATCTGACCGCGTGCCCGACCAACATCGGCACCGGCTTGCGCGCCTCGGCGATGATGCACCTGCCGGCCTTGGTTATCGCGAACCAGATGGAGAAGGTGGTGCGCGCGGTCAACCAGCTGGGCATGGTGGTGCGCGGACTGTTCGGCGAAGGCTCGGACGCCAGCGGCAGCATTTTCCAGATCTCCAATCAGACGACACTCGGCGAGTCGGAGGATGAGATCATCAAGCGGCTCGGGAGCGTGCTGACGTCGATCGTCGAGCACGAGCTGAACGCGCGCCAGAAGCTGATCGAGGCGGACCGTGGCAAACTGTTCGACAAGATCGGCCGCGCCTACGGCATCCTGCAGAACAGCCACGTGCTGAGCTCGGGCGAGGCGATGAACCTGCTCTCGCTGCTCCGGCTGGGTGTCGACCTGCACATTTTCCCGGAAGAGAACCGCGCGACGATCGACCGGCTGTTCATCGAGGCGCAGCCGGGGCATCTGCAGCACGCGCAGAAGGGCGAGTTCGAGCCCAACCAGCGCGATCTGCTGCGGGCGGGCCGACTCCGCACGGAGTTTGCCAATTTCCCGCAACCCAACTTTACTTTC is part of the Opitutus terrae PB90-1 genome and harbors:
- a CDS encoding protein arginine kinase translates to MTIASLLDSPSELTDTVSSKTAVVLMTRIRLARNVAGNHFPGWAKPAQRAQTYGLCRDAVLATTAMKKSLAVEIGDLSELEKQILVERHLISRELSGGKNGSGVVISKDQCFSVMINEEDHLRIQVLRAGFQLKKAWSAINELDTAIEDRLDYAFSPSLGYLTACPTNIGTGLRASAMMHLPALVIANQMEKVVRAVNQLGMVVRGLFGEGSDASGSIFQISNQTTLGESEDEIIKRLGSVLTSIVEHELNARQKLIEADRGKLFDKIGRAYGILQNSHVLSSGEAMNLLSLLRLGVDLHIFPEENRATIDRLFIEAQPGHLQHAQKGEFEPNQRDLLRAGRLRTEFANFPQPNFTFTTDGSN